The genomic interval CCAGGCTTTCAGCTTTAAAGTAACGCCACATTTCGCCTATATGAAGTCGATAAAAACTCTGTATATCAACTTCCCTGCGCTTCTTAATCACATATTCTCCTAACCGCTTCCATGACCTTATTTTCACAGTTTGCGAAGAACTTACTGTTACAGTTAAACGGATCGTGAATATAAGGAACAGGGCGCTCACAATAACTACCCGCCAACGCCAATGGATATCCCCGGCCGATTTTATTCTCGAAAGCAGCTATATGGGAGGGCTCCATTAAAACGATCAGGTCGTCATTCTGAAATTCGAAATTTCGGACGTTCACCGTCATGTGGTTTTCGAGGTCCAAACCATGACTCCGGGCGAATTTTCGTGCTCTGGGGTCGGCTGGGTGGCCATCGGTGCAGTCCAGGCCACACGACCTAGCATCTCGACCGAGGCTCTGAGCGTATACTTCGGCTAGAGGGCTCCGGCAAATATTTCCACTACAAACAAAGACCACTCGTTGATTGCTTTTGGGGCGGGAAGCAGGAAAACGGCGATAGACCCCAATCTGGGACAGAACCCAGTATCCGATAAAGCGCAATAACCCGTATCTCGACCCAAAACGCTCGTAAACCAACCCATTCACCAGTTAAGCTCCTTTTATTGGTGCGGTAGCGCCAAAGTTTCAGTGGCTTTCAATATCATCTCACATCTAATTTAAACAGCGGAAAGCCGTTACATTAGCCCCCATCGATCCTCACTCCCACTATGAGACCCTTGGCCCAAATTTGAAGCTCGGTTTCCAGATGGTATATGTCAGCATGTACCATAATAATATAGACCTGCTTTCAGACATCGGAACGAACAAAGGACGTTGCTAACCATGGAACCCAGAATTCTGGTGCTTGACGGCAATCAAAGAGCCTCTCTCGCAGCGGTTCGGTCTCTTGGCTCTAAAGGGCTTTGGGTCACTGCCGCAGAGACCACTACCACGTCGTTGGCTGGGCAATCCCGGTTCGCCAAAGAGTCTGTGGTTTATCCAGATCCTTGCAGCTCACCGCGCCTGTTTTTCGAAACGATTCTGAACGTAATCCAAGATCTTGGCATTACATTTCTGTTGCCCATCACTGAAACCACGACCTACATAATCCTCCAGTATCGCAACGAGCTTCCGGACCAAGTAACCCTGCCCTTTCCCGCAATTGACTCGATCGAGCAACTTGCAAACAAGAACAGGTTATTCGAAATCGCATCAGCGCACCGTGTCCCAATTCCGGAAACCGTATTCTGCCAGAATGCCAATGAAGGTTTAGCATCGCTCTCCGGCATTAAGACCTACCCGATAGTCTTAAAGCCATTTAAATCAAAGGTATTGCTTGGAGACGCAGTCCTGTCTACGCGGGTGTTGATTGCCTACTCGCCAACGGAAGCGCGAGAATTGTTGCAAGCCCACAGCTTTTTTAATTATCCGTTTACAATTCAATCCTTTGTAAAGGGAACCGGACAGGGTGTTTTCGCCCTTTTTAAGCATGGCTCTCCCGTCTGCTATTTTTCTCATAGGCGGCTTCGTGAGAAACCCCCAACCGGCGGCGTAAGCGTGCTTAGCGAATCCGCACCACTCAATCAGCAGCTCAAGGAATCAGCAGAGCGATTGCTCCTCAGTGCGAAATGGCACGGAGTTGCGATGGTTGAGTTCCGGGTTGCCGAGGACGGTACCGGGTACTTAATGGAGGTAAACCCAAGATTCTGGGGCTCTTTACAGTTAGCAATAGATTCGGGTGTTGATTTTCCTTGGTGGCTCTTTTTGGTTTGCACGGATCAGCCATTGCCAGAGTTAGAATGGAAATACGCAAGGGTAAGGTGGATTCTCGGAGATCTGGACCGGCTCTTCATCATTTTGAAATCACCCTCCTCGGTTTATTCCGTGAGTGCAAAGCTGCGGGAAATATTGCGATTCTGCCTGCCTGGCTTGCGAACTCGCCACGAAGTGAATCGTTGGGGTGATCTGGGGCCCTTCTGGTTCGAGCTTAAACAGTACCTCCATGCACTTCGGAGTTAACGAGTCATATGAGTCACCCGTATGTCATCATATTTGCTACCGGACTCAATGGTTTGGGAGCATTACGCTCTTCAGCGGCTGCGGGTTTAAAGGCTTACACACTGATAAACAAACCCTCCGAATTATGCAATTACAGTCGTTTTAGTGAGTGCAGCATCCTGTTGCCTCCCAAACCAACGCTTCAGGATATTACCCCCATACTTGACCGAATATATATCAAAGAAGGCGGCCCAGGAGTTCTACTAGCCTGCTCTGACGGTGCTGCGGAACTCCTCGGAGGGCTCAAACGCGATGGCTTATCAAGGCACCACCTCATCGTACCCTCCTCAAATACCACACGAATACTGAACGATAAGAAGCTGGAGTGTCAGATCATGAAAAAGGGCGGTATTCGACTGCCAAAAACTTATTACCAACTTGCTAAAGACATTCCAGATTCCTATCCAGTAATCATTAAACCCCGCACGTTCAGGGATTACCGTCTATTAGGCTCGAAAAATGTGCTGGTTCACTCGCGGGCTGAATTGGATGCCTTTTGCAAGAAGTTTGATGGGCAGGTGGAACGCTTTATTGGCCAGCAAGTAATCCCTGGCGATGACAGTAACCTTTGGGTCTGCAATGTCACCTTTGACCGAAATATGAAGCTTAGCGCCTGCTTCATTTTTAACCGGCTTGGAACCATGCCCTCTCACTACGGCGTTACATCATTGGCCATTAGCTGCGAAAACGAGGAGCTACGTTCAACTTGCGCCAAAATAGGAGTAGCACTCAACTACTGCGGTCCGGCAATGATTGAGTTCAAGCTAGACTCCGGGTCGAATACCTATCATTACATAGAAACCAACCCACGTTTGGGAATGTGCAATTGGTTCGACACCCAATGCGGAGTCAATAACATCCTTGCTTGCTCGCGAATTGCCTACAACGAATCAGTATCATTCGAACCACAGTTAAATGATCGTATTTACTGGAATTTTTTCGGTGACCTCATAGCACGGCTTGAAAACCGGGAGAGCTTTACGTCTATAACAACCCTTTATTTCAGGCTTTTATTACGACATCGCATTGGAGCGCTTTTCTATTGGAAAGACCCCTATCCGGCCTTCAGATACTCCTGCACCTCCGTCAAAAACATTTGTAGCCGCGTCCTAAAAAAGCTGAGGGGCGAAGTTTAGCTAATCGCGCAGGTTCATTTTAAAGGCTTCAAACCGATTGACGATCTGGCGAAAATCCTCAAACCTGCTTGGCAGAGAGAATCTCGGCAGTTCGTGGCGATTCTGGAACACATCAACATATCCAGGCACAGTATTGAAGGCCATTTTGAAGCCAGCTGCCTCAAGATTCTCAATATCCACATGATCATAGTCAGTTTGCCTACCGGTGGGATAGGCAAAGACTTCTGGCTGGAACCCAAGCTCATCCCTAACACGAGCCAAGGACCGACGAATCTCCGACTGTTTCTCTTGAAGAAGCAATGTGGAAAGAATTCTATGGCTAAACGTATGGGGATAAACACCGTGCCCCGCCCTATTCAGAGCCCGGGCATCATCCCAGGACATCGGTCTGAACTCACGCGGAATACGGCTGGGGAATGCTACCGCGAGACTGGGAAAAAGCGCGACTCTTAACCATGTATAAAGATCAGTCTGCTGCTCACTCTTAAGCCTAGAGCGTAACGCTTGCACAGCTACGCCAACGTCCTGATGAGCCAACTTTATCGTGTACATTGAACCTGAGGGCAAGGTTATCTCTGCCCGATCAACATTAGCGTGATGCAAGGCATAGACTATTTGATCGTCCCAAGGCCAAAGCTCTTGGTCTAGGAACCCGGTAATGACGAAGAAGTTGAGCGGAAATCCGAACTCTTCAAATACTTTGGCGGCGACGTCAAAATGATCAAAGAAACCATCATCTATTGTGAACATCACAGACTTCGAAGGTATTGCCCGTTCTTGGCTCAGCATCAACCAGAGTTCGTCCATCGTCAGAACCCTAAAGCCACGCCTCGCCAAATAGGATAAATACGATCTTAAATTCCTTGCCGAAATGGCACCCGAAGAAGAGAGTTCTTGTTCATCGTAAACACGATGGAGCATGAAAACCGGAACTCTCTGCGGAAAGAGACGCCGAAAAATTCCGGACTCACCCATGATGTTGGCAATTTTCAAAGCCGAGTTTTTTAACATCCCGCTCTAGCTCGTGAGTTGTCGGTAAAGTCCCCGGTATTCTGCAAGCATGTTTGCCAGGCCAAATTTCTCGACAGCAACAATATTGGCTCGCTCAGTGAGCCGCGTTCGCAATGCTGACGCCTTAAGCGTGCGAATGGCCTCAACAATGGCAGAAGCGTCACGTGTTGGAATTAGAAAACCGGTTTCCCCATCCACAATGATTTCTTCAGGGCCTCCGCTTTTCGTTGCAATAACCGGGACTCCCGCCATCATTGCCTCAACCGTGGCTATTGAGAACCCCTCTGACACCGACGGCAACAGAAAGATGTCCGCCTGCCGGAGAATAGCGGCGACGTCCTCTCGAAAGCCCAGCCAATGGATGTGAGGGGGGCTGGCAGCTTTTGAAGTGCGTTCTTTAAGTTGCTTAAACAGAGTCTCACGTTGATGGCCAATTACCAGAAAATGAATATCAGGATCTGTCTCCGAAATGCCAATTGCAGCATCGATCAAATACTCGTACCCTTTTGCAGGTCGAATGTTTCCAATAGAGATCACAAGTGTGGAACAGGACGGTAAGCCCAGCTCCTGCCTGAGATCAGTTTTGGTTCCGATACTTATAGGCGTCGGATCAACCCCGTTATAGATCAATTTTAGCTTCCGGGAAGGCAAGCTGCTTCGGGCAGCAAGTTCGCTCTCCAGACGTTTTGACACGCAAACGATCTTGGACGCGCCTAGTCCAATGATGAGAAATTTGGCTTTAAGAAATCGCTCCCTTGCAGCTACGTCAACAGCACCATGAAAGGTTGCGATCATCGGCTTCCTGCATATTAGCGCCAACAAGGCCCCATAGACATTAGACCCCAACAGGTGGGCATGAATAAGATCAACCTGTTCATCCGTCACCAGTTTTCGCAAGGCCCTGATATAGGTCAGATTAAAACTACCCTTTGAGTCAATAATGTGCGGTTCAATACCGATCAACCGAACTTTATCGGCCACCCAGCCTTCACCACGAAGCACCACAATATTCTTCGAGTTGGTTTGGGCGAACTCTTTCAATAATGTGGCAAAAACCGTTTCCGCTCCACCAGGACCGGTCGTGTCGATCAGGTGTAAAATGGTCTTTTCTACATCGGTTTGATTCGCAGTTGTAGTCACTATGGCAGCATCCTGACAATTCTTGGCCCTAATAGGTTGGCCAGCCAAACCGGCAACCTGCGCCAAGCGGCAATTAACAATCGGAATTTGGGGTTGTCAGGGTTCAGGGCCGGTAAACTTTCCCCTTCCGCCAGAACATACTCCCAATTCAGGGTAATTTCCTGGGCGCCCCACTGCCGTTTGAATCGATAGGTTCCAGCCTGCTCGGTACAGCGACCGAAATCGAATACTTTGAATCCCTGTTGAATAGCGAATTCCAGTATCCTCCAATACATGCTCATGTTAATGCTGGTATGGCCGTAACGTCTGAGAGTCGACGCCCAGGGTATTTCCATTCGGCCTCGGTAGCCGGTTAGAAATGCCCCACCAACGGCGCGTCCATCGATTCGAACGATTACGATCCACGCCTGTCCTGGCAAACTCTGGAGCAAATTTTCGAAGAAGTCCCGGCCGTAAACTGGAGTGCCGAGATCTCGCATATTGGTGGAGAAAACTTTGTAGAAATCTTTGAGAAGCTCTCTCCCGCCCACGCAGAACTCCGTCACCGCCCGTTCTCCTCGTCGGATTTGCGACCTGAGCTTGGGTTTAAAACTGCCCCAGAGGTCATCAACATTGCTAGGAAGCGGCAACCAGAAGGTGACCTTATTAGCCCTCCGTGGCAGACCCAAGCTGGTACCCTGAGTAGACCTCAATTCGATATGTTTTCCTGCCTCCTGCTGCCGCCACGAATCGGCCGCTTTAATCAATTCACCAGCAATTTTTGCGTTTTCAGCCAATATTCCGCCGTAGTTGAAGTACGGCATCGACACCATGAAGTTACCGAATAATCGACTGTTGAGTTGCACTAAAGGGAGGATGCCTACGAATTCGCCACTCTCAGTGATCGCGCCAAGGTAACGGGTCGGGTGTTTGAAGGTAGTTTCGACAAACGTAGAGATAATGGGTCTGTGCCATAAGGAGCCAGCAGGATGCCCGGCAACATAGGCGTCGGCCTCAGTTTGGAGGGAGCCGAGACAGTTCTTTATAACAACGCTTCCCTCAACGCGTTCACTTGCGATGGCCACGGGTGAAAGCAAGTGTTTCGGGGCCCACTTCCGGGATAATGGTGACCCAGGATGCTGCTCTTTAGCAGTTTTTTGGAGCGCCTTGATTTCGGCAGACACAGCCTTCATTGACGCCATTAGCTCGTCGGAAACTGATTCAGATTTTCGCGCCTCGGCCACCAGACGCCCCAGACGGCCCTTTTCGTTTTTCAATAACGCGAGCCGTGTTTTGGAATCGTGTACCTCTGTAGCAGAAATTTCCATTTCCATCGCGCCGTCCTTAATAGCTCTTCAGACAACCACAGCCGTTGAAGGAATAGTTACTTCTGAAAGAACACTCGACACCGGAGCGAACCTGAAGTCGCCAAGAAGGGTTTCTAATCTCTTCATGCACTTATCTATATTGTTGTAGTGTCGAAAGCGTGATAATGCCTTGACCTTAAGACGAGGCTGGCCCGTGTCGATCTCCCATGGATGGAGGTAAAAAATGAAAGGCTGACCGGACTTGTTGATTCGGCCCAGACCCCAGCGGCTAAGCCAATAGGGGAAAAGTCGAAAGTAGCCACCCCCGGCAATAGGAAGCCGGTAGCTTCCCAGGGGGCATGTGGACAGCGGAAATTCCGTTAATATGCCGCCATTGGGAGCCTGAAGCTGATACGGCGCGAACGGCGTCCCGGGCATTCCGTAGCGGTCATGGTGAACGGGGAAAATTGACGAGTCCCAAGTGAACCCCTCTTCACAGAGCACGTCCAACGCCCAGCGTGATTTGGAAGTAATGGAATAACTCGCAGCACGATAGCCATAAATTGGCTCACCAATGATATTCTCTAAAATATTCTTTGAGCGGTGAGTCTCCTCCCGAAAAACCTCAGGAGTCTGATTGTAAATGAGTTGATGGCTGTATCCATGACTGGCAATTTCATGGCCCGCCGTTCGAATCCGTCGGACCAAAGAGGGAGATTTTTCGGCGACCCAACCCAATGTAAAGAAGGTTGCTTTAATCTGGTGTCGGTCAAACAGTTCCAGCAACCGATCGGTATTTGCCTCCACCCGATACTCCATTGAGTGCCAATTGTCGCGGCCGACGGCTTCAGCCAATGCCGCAACCTGGAAATAGTCTTCAACATCAATCGTCAGTGCATTTTGTATTGCCGTCTGCATCGAACGCTTCCCTGTATGGCAAATACCCTGAGTTCACTATTATCGGAATTGGTACTGAAGACCAACTAGAATCCACGTCTCCTCAAATTCACGAGAGACAATTTCGCTTGTACGTTGCTCATAACCAACTCTGCTGACTAAGTCCAGCTGCCGATTCAGTCGGAACTCAATACCTGCATTGAACTGGTAAAGTTCATCATCACTATCATCTTGAGAGTAGGTTTGATACTCGTACCTTGTACCCAATGTTCCACTCAGTTGGCCTGTAATGGGGCGACGATAAGCGACTTCTACACCCAGAACATTCTCCTGAACGTTCGTATCCAGATAATCTGAGCGGTTGCCGAAGAAACTGACATCAAGCGCAGCAGCACCACCAAAATCGTTGCTGATCCCCAGCCGTAACGCTGTCACCTCAACAGCGCTAGTTTGCTCCAAGTCAAAAACGAAATTATCAAAGCGACTATCAAAACTTGAGGTTTGATCTGTCAGCGCCCGGCTTGCTTCGATTTCCAGCTCGGTTGTGTGGTTTACCTCGCGAACTCCAAGCAAGTTCGCCACAAACGTCTCGTATTCCTGAGTTGGTCTGTTGATTAATGAGGTTTCTATAACCCCATAACCGATTGAGCCGCTAAGAACGGTAGCAGCCCAACTCTTGGTGAATGGCAATCCAACTGTCACCCGGTCAATTTCCTCTTCCGTATCCAACTCAGATTGATCCGCAGTAGCATTGAGCCCTGCAGTAAAAGTGGGACTGAAGAAATGATTCCAGCCTATTGAGCCTGTAATGCGCTCCCCATCTTTCTGCTCTGGCTCACGAAACTCCGTGTCCTCATATGCCGCCGATAACACCAACTCATCGACGGCACCCATTCTCAACGTGAGAACGGGACCAGTGCTGAAAACATTTTTTTGAGTGCGGTTGTCAGGAGTTCCGCTTACCCGATTATCCTGAACTACATCTCGAAGATAGTTGGACCCCTGCCAAACTAAGTTGTTGCTGATCCGGCAATCACCTTGGAAGTCCAGATCAACAGTTGTTTCCGGATCATAGCTTTCGTCGAGCCAGTGGCTATATGCCACTCTCGTTAGTAAATCTGAGTTACAGGTTCCAGGGTCAGACGTGTGCTGAATACCGAGTGAAAGCCTGGATTCAAGATCGGATTCCTCACCCACTCTAGCTCTTCGGACGTTGTCGGTGTACCGAGAATCAAATCCCAGGGAAACCACCGCAGGGGCGGCATTGAGAAATCCCGGAACCAGTGACATCAATCCACATGAAATCAAAACAACCAATTGCATCCTTTCAGGCAGTCGTCGTTTAGCCATTGATCACTGTCCCGACAAATTTTTGCGGATTGAAAGCGATGGCAGCCTGCTCAACCTGATTCGGCGTTACACGACCATGGGGCACCACCAACATGGCATAGTCACACAACTCTGAGAGGATCCGAGCGTCTGGCGAATCCGTAATTGGTGCCGTATCAAGTACGATAAATCGATCGGGATAACGACGTCTCACTGCTTGGAGAAACTGTTTCATTCTGAACGACGTGAAAAACTCGCTCGGCGTTTCGCGTCTGCTTCCTGCTGGAATCAGGCGTAAGCGTGGAATTCCGGTTGGATACAATATCCTGGCAATATCGAAGTCAGGGTCATCAAGAAAATCCGTCAATCCGGTTTCTGGCAGGATATCCAGTGTTGAATGCAAAGATGGATCCCGCAAATTACAGTCAATGACGACAGCTGTCTTGGACTGATCAAATGCGAAGGCAGCTGCAAGATTGAGCGAAACGAAAGATGCACCCGCACCTCTATTTGTTGAGCTGACCACTATCGTAAAGTTATTACTACCGGACGCTTCTAGAAGTTTCGTTCGCAGATCCCGGAATCTATTCACTAAAGCCCTGTTACTGGATTCCGGGTAAATAATTCGTCGCTCATCCATGTCGTCGGGGGTCAGCCGTCTAGGCTCTTTCATGCGTACAATCTGTTTACTAATCACGTATTTGTCGACGGTTCCCGCCCCCAGCTCTAGAGAGCTGGGCACCAGCATACGCGAGTCATCCCACTCGGATTTCGCTACTCCCTGGCCATTGGATTCATCTTTGCTCTTCGACCAATAGCCTTGCTCTTGCTCCTTTTCTCGCTCACTGAAGCCTTCATCTCCGACCACAGATTGATCGTCCTCCGCAGTTTTAAGAGGATCGGTGCTGTCTTTGCGTTTATTCATCCGATCATCCCCAATAGAACAGCAACGGCGACACCCAAATAGGCCGCAGTGGCTATTAGGGCAAACACACCTACAACTATAGACACCCTGCGATCACGACGTTGCTCGTATGGCGTTCTGACCTTCGGTAAATGCGCGAGAACAGGCAGCTCGATGGTTTCCTCAAGCTGTTCTCTGGCCCTCACTCTTGGGTCAATCTGCAAGAGTCCTGCCGCTAAGCCAAAAGGTGCCGCCATCCCCAGGAAAAGACCTAAAGCAGCAAAAACAGGAAACCCTGGCCCTGATGCAGTTAACGGGAACTGTGCCTTTTCATTAATACGGTAGTTCAGACCTTGTCCTTCGACATCCAGATGCATGGATACACGGGCCCGCTCACGCCTCTTCAGCAAATCATCATAAATTTCCTTGTTGACCTCCATGTCGCGGGTAAGCTCTAAGTACTGTGCTTTGTTTTCCTGAATACGTTCCATCCGGATTGCCTGGTCGGCAAGGAGTTTTTGAAAACTATTGATACGGGAGTTGATGGTTTGAAGGTTTGCCCGAGCGGCCGTCAATTCTGTTTGGATATCCTGAAAGACAGGATTTGAAACCGACTCGCCACCGGTGGGACCGGGATTCAGCTCCTGATTAGCCAGCTCTCGTGTTCTCTGGCGGCGAAGTTCCTGCAGTTGTTCGCGCAAGATCACAATGTCCGGATAAGTGTCGTGGTATTTCAATCGCAGGTTGTCGAGCTGCTCTTCCATCGCGCTGATCCGAGCCTGATACACATCCGGACTTCGGCCTTGCTGAATGGTCGGGTTTACCCGGGTAAGCTCAAACTCCAGGGATCTTCGCCTTGCTTGGAGTTCAGATCTTTGTAGCTGCGCGAGCTCGAGCTGACTCCTCAGGTTATCCATCCGGGCATTGGCATCACCTTCGGTGCCATCGACGTTTTCAGACAGAAACTCCTGAAGTCGTGCTTCGGCAGAAGCGAGTTGTTTTTCGTAGCTCCGAACTTGATTGTTGATGAATTCATAAGCATTTCTGCTTTCAGACCGCTTACGCTTATTGGTTTCCTCAATAAACAACTGTCCCATCCGTTGGGCTATCTGAAACGCTTTCATCGGGGAATTCGATTGAAAGCCAATAGCAAAGTAACTATCGCCTCTGGGAACAACCGAAAGGTTGAGCTTTAAGTTCGCAACTCGCGCTTCTAGCTTTTCACGGCCCACATCGGCTGCGTCATTGCCAAAAATATCCTCATCCGTAGCAACCTTTTCAATTACGCTCCGGCTCCACAACAACTCCTTGGCCGCAGACGCCGTGTCATTAATCTCGGTAGCAACTGCACTGCCCTCCATCAAGGGCCGAATAATGTTCTGGTCATCGATAAAGATCACGGTTTCCGATCGATACTTATAAGGCCAAAGGAAGCCAGCGGCGAGAACACCAAAGCTCACCAACACAAACAAAAGCAGAGCCAGCCATTTTCTGGCCCTGACTTCCTGCAAGATCT from Marinobacter sp. LA51 carries:
- a CDS encoding XrtA system polysaccharide deacetylase, producing the protein MQTAIQNALTIDVEDYFQVAALAEAVGRDNWHSMEYRVEANTDRLLELFDRHQIKATFFTLGWVAEKSPSLVRRIRTAGHEIASHGYSHQLIYNQTPEVFREETHRSKNILENIIGEPIYGYRAASYSITSKSRWALDVLCEEGFTWDSSIFPVHHDRYGMPGTPFAPYQLQAPNGGILTEFPLSTCPLGSYRLPIAGGGYFRLFPYWLSRWGLGRINKSGQPFIFYLHPWEIDTGQPRLKVKALSRFRHYNNIDKCMKRLETLLGDFRFAPVSSVLSEVTIPSTAVVV
- a CDS encoding outer membrane beta-barrel protein is translated as MAKRRLPERMQLVVLISCGLMSLVPGFLNAAPAVVSLGFDSRYTDNVRRARVGEESDLESRLSLGIQHTSDPGTCNSDLLTRVAYSHWLDESYDPETTVDLDFQGDCRISNNLVWQGSNYLRDVVQDNRVSGTPDNRTQKNVFSTGPVLTLRMGAVDELVLSAAYEDTEFREPEQKDGERITGSIGWNHFFSPTFTAGLNATADQSELDTEEEIDRVTVGLPFTKSWAATVLSGSIGYGVIETSLINRPTQEYETFVANLLGVREVNHTTELEIEASRALTDQTSSFDSRFDNFVFDLEQTSAVEVTALRLGISNDFGGAAALDVSFFGNRSDYLDTNVQENVLGVEVAYRRPITGQLSGTLGTRYEYQTYSQDDSDDELYQFNAGIEFRLNRQLDLVSRVGYEQRTSEIVSREFEETWILVGLQYQFR
- a CDS encoding polysaccharide biosynthesis protein; translated protein: MNKRKDSTDPLKTAEDDQSVVGDEGFSEREKEQEQGYWSKSKDESNGQGVAKSEWDDSRMLVPSSLELGAGTVDKYVISKQIVRMKEPRRLTPDDMDERRIIYPESSNRALVNRFRDLRTKLLEASGSNNFTIVVSSTNRGAGASFVSLNLAAAFAFDQSKTAVVIDCNLRDPSLHSTLDILPETGLTDFLDDPDFDIARILYPTGIPRLRLIPAGSRRETPSEFFTSFRMKQFLQAVRRRYPDRFIVLDTAPITDSPDARILSELCDYAMLVVPHGRVTPNQVEQAAIAFNPQKFVGTVING
- a CDS encoding polysaccharide deacetylase family protein: MLKNSALKIANIMGESGIFRRLFPQRVPVFMLHRVYDEQELSSSGAISARNLRSYLSYLARRGFRVLTMDELWLMLSQERAIPSKSVMFTIDDGFFDHFDVAAKVFEEFGFPLNFFVITGFLDQELWPWDDQIVYALHHANVDRAEITLPSGSMYTIKLAHQDVGVAVQALRSRLKSEQQTDLYTWLRVALFPSLAVAFPSRIPREFRPMSWDDARALNRAGHGVYPHTFSHRILSTLLLQEKQSEIRRSLARVRDELGFQPEVFAYPTGRQTDYDHVDIENLEAAGFKMAFNTVPGYVDVFQNRHELPRFSLPSRFEDFRQIVNRFEAFKMNLRD
- a CDS encoding XrtA system polysaccharide chain length determinant: MAVPLSRLPNEILQEVRARKWLALLLFVLVSFGVLAAGFLWPYKYRSETVIFIDDQNIIRPLMEGSAVATEINDTASAAKELLWSRSVIEKVATDEDIFGNDAADVGREKLEARVANLKLNLSVVPRGDSYFAIGFQSNSPMKAFQIAQRMGQLFIEETNKRKRSESRNAYEFINNQVRSYEKQLASAEARLQEFLSENVDGTEGDANARMDNLRSQLELAQLQRSELQARRRSLEFELTRVNPTIQQGRSPDVYQARISAMEEQLDNLRLKYHDTYPDIVILREQLQELRRQRTRELANQELNPGPTGGESVSNPVFQDIQTELTAARANLQTINSRINSFQKLLADQAIRMERIQENKAQYLELTRDMEVNKEIYDDLLKRRERARVSMHLDVEGQGLNYRINEKAQFPLTASGPGFPVFAALGLFLGMAAPFGLAAGLLQIDPRVRAREQLEETIELPVLAHLPKVRTPYEQRRDRRVSIVVGVFALIATAAYLGVAVAVLLGMIG
- a CDS encoding glycosyltransferase family 4 protein, which codes for MTTTANQTDVEKTILHLIDTTGPGGAETVFATLLKEFAQTNSKNIVVLRGEGWVADKVRLIGIEPHIIDSKGSFNLTYIRALRKLVTDEQVDLIHAHLLGSNVYGALLALICRKPMIATFHGAVDVAARERFLKAKFLIIGLGASKIVCVSKRLESELAARSSLPSRKLKLIYNGVDPTPISIGTKTDLRQELGLPSCSTLVISIGNIRPAKGYEYLIDAAIGISETDPDIHFLVIGHQRETLFKQLKERTSKAASPPHIHWLGFREDVAAILRQADIFLLPSVSEGFSIATVEAMMAGVPVIATKSGGPEEIIVDGETGFLIPTRDASAIVEAIRTLKASALRTRLTERANIVAVEKFGLANMLAEYRGLYRQLTS
- a CDS encoding ATP-grasp domain-containing protein; the encoded protein is MEPRILVLDGNQRASLAAVRSLGSKGLWVTAAETTTTSLAGQSRFAKESVVYPDPCSSPRLFFETILNVIQDLGITFLLPITETTTYIILQYRNELPDQVTLPFPAIDSIEQLANKNRLFEIASAHRVPIPETVFCQNANEGLASLSGIKTYPIVLKPFKSKVLLGDAVLSTRVLIAYSPTEARELLQAHSFFNYPFTIQSFVKGTGQGVFALFKHGSPVCYFSHRRLREKPPTGGVSVLSESAPLNQQLKESAERLLLSAKWHGVAMVEFRVAEDGTGYLMEVNPRFWGSLQLAIDSGVDFPWWLFLVCTDQPLPELEWKYARVRWILGDLDRLFIILKSPSSVYSVSAKLREILRFCLPGLRTRHEVNRWGDLGPFWFELKQYLHALRS
- a CDS encoding low molecular weight phosphatase family protein: MNGLVYERFGSRYGLLRFIGYWVLSQIGVYRRFPASRPKSNQRVVFVCSGNICRSPLAEVYAQSLGRDARSCGLDCTDGHPADPRARKFARSHGLDLENHMTVNVRNFEFQNDDLIVLMEPSHIAAFENKIGRGYPLALAGSYCERPVPYIHDPFNCNSKFFANCENKVMEAVRRICD
- a CDS encoding FemAB family XrtA/PEP-CTERM system-associated protein codes for the protein MEMEISATEVHDSKTRLALLKNEKGRLGRLVAEARKSESVSDELMASMKAVSAEIKALQKTAKEQHPGSPLSRKWAPKHLLSPVAIASERVEGSVVIKNCLGSLQTEADAYVAGHPAGSLWHRPIISTFVETTFKHPTRYLGAITESGEFVGILPLVQLNSRLFGNFMVSMPYFNYGGILAENAKIAGELIKAADSWRQQEAGKHIELRSTQGTSLGLPRRANKVTFWLPLPSNVDDLWGSFKPKLRSQIRRGERAVTEFCVGGRELLKDFYKVFSTNMRDLGTPVYGRDFFENLLQSLPGQAWIVIVRIDGRAVGGAFLTGYRGRMEIPWASTLRRYGHTSINMSMYWRILEFAIQQGFKVFDFGRCTEQAGTYRFKRQWGAQEITLNWEYVLAEGESLPALNPDNPKFRLLIAAWRRLPVWLANLLGPRIVRMLP